The Perca fluviatilis chromosome 24, GENO_Pfluv_1.0, whole genome shotgun sequence genome has a window encoding:
- the LOC120554593 gene encoding FERM and PDZ domain-containing protein 4-like isoform X3, with amino-acid sequence MDMFGFSKMPKLSGHKNKMSGWPPPGPGSWGGLQGPPYSWDSMNSTREGRDFLTNHVSQSSSLEEVHLDGVPPAPRLVEMRRDPVLGFGFVAGSEKPVVVRSVTPGGPSEGRLLPGDEIIMINDEPVSSAPRERVIDLVRSCKESIMLTVVQPFPSPKSAFISAAKKAMLKSNPVKVRFAEEVIINGQVPNPVKDNSLLFMPNVLKVYLENGQTKSFRFDSSTSIKDVILTLQEKLSIKCIEHFSLVLEHRTEGSGSKLLLLHEQEMLTQVTQRPGCDKMKCFFRISFVPRDPVELLRRDAVAFEYLYVQSCNDVVLERFGPELKYDAALRLAALQMYILTMTTRQSQKVSLKYIQKEWGLPLFLPPVVLSSMKEKNIKKALTHILKTNQNLVPPGKKLTALQAKVHYLRYLSELRLYGGREFKSILLQGEKQTEVTLLVGPRYGISHIINTRTNLVALLADFSHVNRIEILTEDETNVRLELHVLDVRPITLIMDSSDAMNLACLTAGYYRLLVDSRRSIFSMPHCNSTGGEDNSQDRVLEWPYSTSLGDNEEPSPSQGEVYNRDSEYSDNGRRENSISPYSQEPQNPDRDLGTRRSPLPPPLPPATRHKPQDSPRSPKVSFIFGGDPPLNQPKNIGYERLLESPEVAEHRPPYLHNNTDFRPQDRVPFQFSGLTHVYSNIITEEGGEEPLLRDLFYRDTTDDAEDDDDASCEEDSTGGTPVGDDRGGGDENGGNQGGGLATAAGKASFLALSASSDDIIDLTSLPPPEGDQSVDEDDDDTLLQTLNLAIAAPPPGFRDSSDEDAAPEGRPLSTRDNDDIPVSLIDAVPTHGEGEGSRGGERRLDNEVMNTLQALEALSVSEQRPPPPPPPPPPPNRNNPGVYTSRGPSQESSSDSGNETNSSEMTEISELAATHRLNESHMRLLVATREGYQPLLEEKTEFPISPSTAGTIQKKARSPTRHLQPPAVPPRRSPLLDTASSGPDSLVVRSQTNLSCTLQRPSSTTPGGKHHKKSADSSGKYNTFSTREGHRGESGGSRCHLEMDQRTSFCERGESQTRQSSFLAENPVAEGVAMNNLPNDHHRIPRPPSTTSDRLLDVANSGDCGAENGTAAVEQDEHLVVASLLSPTKNSRSEGTDQGSDIQNDHPPISRQQSVARLCEYHLAKRISNLQGEAHSSLQGSLCSSLDAGGSTNSSACATPTDSPLGPGAVESKRHRLQRHPLSSSSSSLLRVLNYEDNKPGIPRGVPSQSTQGKDLHPHADPALLRKMLPNIYPPAAGAEPGRPSSATPSKHKETTGTGSKRPHNDLHAKQQACFKGLNQKEGSEAYRQLINYLTVSQMHQGGKLHSAGMGGAVKKDTRRFITSNPQLVEMVKNRGNTIARCPCMPSSISSPFLSPNVVTPNATTVQLANKNPQSYHSATLPAKLKRSSDMHAQRLNDMNESLDFRQATAERRSSFSGLESELERSGMDPEHFLSLYKREGCISRDGAFITGGNREGGGNTNRPPPRSRSQPSSSTEDWFRSDPRAKHAVRQSPQSRPNDSLCFSAAPSVSGQRAELNTISLGRGDHPSAFIRQTSTGTRACITSPTPNPQSPPPPPPPPPPPPPLSLPSKANSSSSNSGCMQDTIHSVQSRQNHIQAVNPTLQQTEPFCNSLQRGRELKRSSSNVTASSGSVEVLFDKPTRSRSQQPLSPSVPQQGETKVQRRPTRKRISKSYSQGSVSAHTCWSTGCTIDSRRASVAFPLQKDAKHMKGSQKLDTSPWRCNGPFSYCFFKRKSEGEEDDIEWERPRRSRGENDIENGSAAASAILPCGSAVDVAGEQLYGEVLNNMSFSDRLARINALKDRMYGFPSGFIDVRRDASELIALVRSSVGRCDRGPQMPLQDVSQFKQLLSVESKELGRACRRMAQAHSSPEEMLLAVTCSFQVLCCLCEACMCLVRGLGASASHQQREVVAKVDEVVMNYICLLKAAEAATVGAPGEHSVKALVRHSSTMSAIANALTRSLKTLLSK; translated from the exons CCATAAGAACAAAATGTCGGGCTGGCCGCCCCCTGGCCCAGGCTCCTGGGGTGGACTGCAGGGGCCTCCATACAGCTGGGACAGCATGAACAGCACCAGGGAGGGACGGGACTTCCTCACCAA CCATGTGTCCCAGAGCAGTTCCCTGGAGGAGGTTCACCTGGACGGGGTCCCCCCCGCCCCTCGCCTGGTAGAGATGAGACGGGACCCAGTCCTGGGCTTTGGTTTTGTGGCAGGCAGTGAGAAACCAGTGGTGGTCCGCTCTGTCACACCAG gTGGTCCATCAGAGGGTAGGCTGTTGCCAGGCGATGAGATCATCATGATCAACGATGAACCCGTCAGCTCAGCTCCTAGAGAGCGAGTCATCGACCTCGTCAG GAGCTGCAAAGAATCCATCATGTTGACTGTTGTCCAACCGTTTCCC TCCCCTAAATCAGCGTTCATCAGTGCAGCCAAAAAAGCCATGCTCAAGTCCAATCCGGTCAAAGTGCGCTTTGCAGAGGAGGTCATTATAAACGGCCAGGTTCCA AACCCGGTGAAGGACAACTCTCTTCTGTTCATGCCAAATGTCCTGAAGGTCTATCTGGAGAACGGGCAGACAAAGTCTTTTCGCTTCGACAGCAGTACCTCtatcaag GATGTGATCCTGACCCTGCAAGAgaagctgtcaatcaaatgcATCGAGCACTTCTCCCTGGTGTTGGAGCACAGGACGGAAGGCTCTGGAAGCAAACTGCTTCTCCTGCATGAACAGGAGATGCTTACTCAG GTGACCCAGAGGCCTGGCTGTGACAAGATGAAGTGTTTCTTTAGGATCAGCTTTGTGCCCAGGGATCCTGTGGAGCTGCTCCGGAGAGACGCTGTGGCATTTGAATACCTCTATGTACAG AGTTGTAACGATGTGGTCTTGGAACGGTTCGGCCCAGAGCTGAAGTACGATGCTGCGCTACGATTGGCTGCTCTGCAGATGTACATCCTTACCATGACAACCAGACAAAGCCAGAAGGTCTCCCTGAAATACATCCA AAAGGAGTGGGGTCTGCCACTGTTTCTGCCTCCCGTCGTGCTGTCCAGCATGAAGGAGAAAAACATCAAGAAGGCTCTGACACACATCCTAAAAACCAACCAGAACCTTGTGCCTCCAGGGAAAAAA CTGACTGCGCTACAGGCCAAGGTGCACTACCTGAGGTACCTCAGCGAACTCCGACTTTATGGAGGGAGGGAGTTCAAATCAATACTTTTG CAAGGGGAGAAGCAGACAGAGGTGACGCTGTTAGTGGGCCCACGTTACGGCATCAGTCATATCATCAACACCCGGACCAACTTAGTGGCCCTGTTGGCCGACTTCAGCCATGTCAACCGCATAGAGATCCTCACTGAGGATGAGACCAACGTCCGACTGGAGCTGCATGTGCTGGATGTCAGG CCCATCACACTGATCATGGACTCCAGTGATGCAATGAACCTTGCCTGTCTAACAGCAGGCTACTACCGCCTCCTAGTGGATTCCAGGAGATCTATCTTCAGTATGCCCCACTGCAATAGCACAGGAGGCGAGGACAATA GTCAGGATCGTGTCTTGGAATGGCCATACAGCACATCTTTGGGGGACAACGAGGAGCCATCACCCAGCCAGGGAGAGGTCTACAACAGGGACTCTGAGTATTCAGACAATGGACGGCGAGAAAACAGCATCTCTCCTTACTCCCAGGAACCCCAAAACCCTGACAGAGACCTTGGGACACGGAGAAGTCCGTTgccccctcctcttcccccCGCTACCAGACACAAACCTCAAGACTCGCCTCGGAGCCCCAAAGTGTCatttatttttgggggggaCCCACCCTTGAACCAGCCTAAGAACATAGGCTACGAAAGACTGTTGGAGAGCCCTGAGGTAGCCGAGCACAGACCACCCTACTTGCACAACAACACAGACTTCCGTCCACAGGACAGGGTGCCGTTCCAGTTCAGTGGTCTGACGCATGTCTATAGTAACATTATAACTGAGGAAGGTGGTGAGGAGCCACTGCTAAGGGATCTGTTTTATCGTGACACAACAGACGACGCGGAGGATGACGACGACGCTTCCTGCGAAGAAGACTCCACAGGAGGGACACCAGTGGGTGACGACCGAGGAGGTGGGGATGAAAACGGTGGCAACCAAGGAGGAGGGTTAGCCACTGCAGCCGGCAAAGCTTCCTTCCTCGCGCTTTCCGCTTCtagcgatgacatcatcgaccTGACGTCGCTGCCTCCTCCCGAGGGAGACCAGAGCGTTGACGAGGATGACGACGACACACTGCTGCAGACACTCAACCTAGCAATCGCAGCTCCGCCACCAGGCTTTCGGGACAGTTCGGATGAGGACGCGGCGCCGGAGGGAAGGCCGCTAAGCACACGTGACAATGACGATATCCCAGTATCGTTAATTGATGCCGTTCCAACACACGGGGAGGGGGAAGGGAGCaggggaggggagagaaggCTGGACAATGAGGTCATGAATACTCTACAGGCACTGGAGGCGCTGTCTGTCTCTGAACAGAGGCCTCCGCcgccgccaccaccaccaccaccacccaacAGGAACAATCCAG GTGTTTACACGTCTCGAGGCCCCAGCCAAGAGTCATCCTCCGATTCTGGCAATGAGACCAACTCCTCAGAGATGACTGAAATCTCGGAACTGGCTGCTACTCACAGGCTCAATGAGAGCCACATGCGTCTTCTGGTGGCCACAAGGGAAGGGTACCAACCTTTACTTGAGGAAAAAACAGAATTCCCCATCTCCCCGAGCACAGCAGGAACAATACAGAAGAAAGCCCGTAGTCCGACACGACACCTTCAGCCTCCAGCAGTTCCTCCAAGACGAAGCCCCCTATTGGACACCGCATCATCAGGGCCGGACAGCTTGGTGGTGAGGTCCCAGACTAACCTCTCATGCACTCTACAGCGCCCAAGTTCCACCACACCAGGAGGCAAGCATCACAAAAAGTCTGCAGACTCCAGTGGGAAGTACAACACCTTCAGCACAAGGGAAGGGCATCGGGGTGAGAGTGGTGGAAGCCGCTGCCATCTTGAAATGGACCAGCGAACTTCATTCTGTGAGAGAGGGGAAAGTCAAACAAGACAGAGTTCTTTTTTGGCAGAAAATCCTGTAGCTGAGGGCGTTGCAATGAACAATCTCCCCAATGACCATCACAGAATCCCCCGCCCTCCCTCCACTACCTCTGATCGCCTGTTAGATGTTGCCAACTCGGGGGACTGTGGTGCAGAAAATGGCACTGCAGCTGTTGAGCAAGATGAACATCTAGTTGTAGCATCATTGCTGTCCCCAACCAAAAACTCCAGATCAGAGGGGACCGACCAGGGATCGGACATACAAAATGACCATCCGCCGATTTCTAGACAGCAGAGTGTTGCACGGTTGTGTGAGTACCATCTAGCAAAACGGATTTCAAATTTGCAAGGAGAAGCCCACAGTTCACTACAGGGTTCTCTGTGCTCATCACTGGATGCTGGTGGCAGCACGAACAGTAGTGCCTGTGCCACCCCGACTGACTCACCACTTGGCCCTGGTGCGGTTGAATCAAAACGCCATCGTTTGCAAAGGCACCCACTTTCTAGTTCCTCCTCCTCATTACTCAGGGTGCTAAACTATGAAGATAACAAACCTGGAATCCCTCGTGGCGTCCCTAGCCAGAGCACTCAGGGAAAGGACCTCCACCCTCATGCAGACCCTGCCCTCCTTCGGAAAATGCTGCCCAACATTTACCCTCCTGCTGCTGGGGCTGAACCAGGCCGGCCCTCCTCAGCCACACCGTCTAAGCATAAAGAGACCACAGGTACTGGGAGCAAGAGGCCCCACAATGATCTGCATGCTAAACAACAGGCCTGTTTTAAGGGCCTGAACCAGAAGGAAGGCAGCGAGGCCTACAGACAACTAATTAACTATCTAACAGTCAGCCAGATGCATCAGGGAGGGAAGCTGCATAGTGCAGGCATGGGAGGGGCAGTAAAAAAGGACACCAGGCGTTTTATCACTAGTAACCCTCAGCTTGTTGAAATGGTTAAGAATAGGGGGAACACTATTGCTCGCTGCCCATGTATGCCTTCCTCCATATCATCCCCATTCCTCAGCCCAAATGTAGTAACCCCTAATGCAACCACCGTGCAGCTGGCAAATAAAAATCCACAGTCATACCATTCTGCCACACTTCCTGCCAAACTCAAGAGAAGTTCTGACATGCATGCTCAGAGACTGAATGACATGAATGAGAGTTTAGATTTCAGGCAAGCTACTGCTGAGAGGAGAAGCTCTTTTTCTGGCTTGGAAAGTGAACTAGAGAGGAGTGGTATGGACCCAGAGCACTTCCTGTCACTGTATAAGAGAGAGGGCTGTATCAGTCGTGATGGGGCATTCATTACAGGTGGAAACCGTGAGGGTGGGGGTAACACTAACCGTCCCCCACCTCGGTCACGAAGCCAACCTAGTAGCAGCACTGAGGACTGGTTCAGATCAGACCCGAGGGCAAAGCATGCAGTTCGTCAGTCTCCTCAGTCTCGTCCTAATGattctctttgtttctctgctgccCCCAGTGTAAGTGGTCAACGAGCAGAACTCAACACCATCTCACTAGGAAGGGGAGACCACCCTTCTGCTTTTATCAGGCAGACATCTACTGGCACTAGGGCTTGCATCACATCTCCAACTCCCAACCCACAATCTCCACCACCTCCCccgccaccaccacctcctccacctcctttgTCTCTTCCCTCGAAAGCCAACTCTAGCTCCAGCAACTCAGGATGCATGCAGGATACCATCCATTCAGTCCAGTCCCGGCAGAATCACATTCAGGCTGTTAACCCAACCCTACAGCAGACAGAACCCTTCTGCAATAGCCTGCAACGGGGACGGGAGCTCAAGCGCAGCTCCAGCAACGTGACTGCCAGTTCTGGTAGTGTGGAGGTTCTGTTTGATAAGCCCACTCGAAGCCGGAGCCAGCAGCCCTTGTCACCATCTGTGCCCCAGCAAGGTGAGACCAAAGTCCAGCGGAGGCCAACAAGGAAGCGGATCTCCAAGAGCTACTCCCAAGGATCTGTTTCTGCCCACACGTGCTGGTCTACAGGCTGTACAATAGACAGTAGAAGGGCGTCTGTGGCATTTCCATTGCAGAAAGATGCTAAACACATGAAGGGCTCTCAAAAACTGGACACCAGTCCCTGGAGATGCAATGGGCCTTTTAGCTATTGTTTCTTTAAACGTAAGAGTGAGGGAGAAGAGGATGATATTGAGTGGGAAAGGCCCAGAAGAAGCCGTGGTGAGAACGATATTGAGAATGGCAGTGCCGCTGCATCAGCCATATTGCCCTGTGGCTCGGCAGTGGATGTAGCTGGGGAGCAGCTTTATGGGGAGGTCCTCAATAACATGAGCTTTAGCGACCGTCTCGCACGAATCAATGCACTCAAGGACCGCATGTATGGCTTCCCTTCCGGCTTCATTGATGTCCGCCGTGACGCCAGTGAGCTCATTGCACTGGTGAGATCCAGCGTAGGTCGCTGCGACCGTGGACCCCAGATGCCTCTCCAGGACGTATCCCAGTTCAagcagctcctctctgttgAGTCAAAAGAATTAGGCCGGGCATGCCGGAGGATGGCACAGGCCCACAGTAGTCCTGAGGAGATGCTGCTGGCTGTAACTTGTAGCTTCCAGGTGCTATGCTGTCTCTGCGAAGCTTGTATGTGTCTAGTTCGGGGGCTCGGAGCCTCAGCCTCACACCAACAGAGAGAGGTCGTGGCAAAGGTTGACGAGGTTGTCATGAACTATATCTGTTTACTCAAAGCTGCTGAGGCTGCCACCGTGGGAGCACCAGGGGAGCACAGCGTGAAAGCCCTGGTCCGCCACTCCAGTACCATGTCGGCCATTGCTAACGCACTCACCCGCTCCCTTAAAACGCTGCTTAGCAAGTAG